Proteins from a single region of Gordonia hongkongensis:
- a CDS encoding bifunctional [glutamine synthetase] adenylyltransferase/[glutamine synthetase]-adenylyl-L-tyrosine phosphorylase has product MTTRSGPPGRAGRSTVPSAGRLGLLDDSAPRNLADLGWNTPESVDVLWALSRSPDADLALRTLVRLRSAVGDEWSEIDGLVRAERAFRGRLFAVIGSSDALADHLVAEPSSWRLLLADELPDRAEVDRLMLASVGAEPVPGEVEKGNRVYRSALTGPKAVIALRLAYRNLILQLAAHDVASTVEDEPVMWLPEVGAYLSDCADAALTAALAVAFAEVCGDDPIPVRLAVVAMGKCGARELNYVSDVDVIFVSDPADGTAARIAGEMMRIGSLAFFEVDAALRPEGKSGALTRTLESHVAYYERWAKTWEFQALLKARAMTGDMQLADDYIAAVKPMVWKAAERPDFVPEVQKMRRRVESLLPEDERERNLKLGRGSLRDVEFAVQLLQMVHGRVDENLRVMPTVDALAALTAGGYVGRDDAANLSASYQFLRLLEHRLQLQRMSRTHLLPQPDDHEALRWLARAAHIRREGELDATGVLREQIRHQSLRVRRLHQKLFYRPLLEAVTRFKTDELTLTDTSAERRLAALGYAKPDRALSHIRALSNAPGRRGQIQLLILPQLLEHIGDTPDPDAGLLNYRRLCDVMEDTDWFLRLLRDDGVVAARLMKVLGTSEYIANMLMRSPEVIHQYSDGPDGPKLCNVRPEDVAKGLVASTVRQQDMKRAVAVARSHRRAELVRIASADVLGLLDVPAVCKALSSVWAAVLNAALTVAINISERERGTRAPARIAVIGMGRLGGGELGYGSDADVMFVCQPDRDAEESEALKWAQTIAENVRSMLGSPSADPPLEVDTGLRPEGRNGPIVRTLASYAAYYAQWAQPWEVQALLRAHQVAGDEALGIDFLHMIDHVRYPAGGVSNDAVREIRRIKARVDAERLPRGADPATHTKLGRGGLADIEWTVQLLQLKYAHRYRSLHNTSTLDSLDAIGAAELLSENDVALLKDAWTTATKARNALVLVRGKPIDQLPGPGAQLRQIAFAAGWPEDQANEFLENYLRVTRRAKAVVLKVFGA; this is encoded by the coding sequence GTGACAACACGATCGGGACCCCCGGGGCGAGCCGGACGCAGCACCGTCCCCAGCGCGGGCCGGCTGGGTCTGCTCGACGACTCCGCACCCCGGAACCTCGCCGATCTCGGGTGGAACACGCCAGAATCGGTCGACGTGTTGTGGGCCCTGTCGCGGTCTCCCGACGCCGACCTGGCCCTCCGTACGCTCGTGCGGTTGCGCAGCGCCGTCGGCGACGAGTGGTCCGAGATCGACGGCCTGGTGCGCGCGGAGCGCGCATTCCGTGGGCGCCTGTTCGCGGTCATCGGTTCGTCGGACGCGCTCGCCGATCACCTGGTCGCCGAACCGTCGAGCTGGCGGCTCCTGCTCGCCGACGAGTTGCCCGACCGTGCCGAGGTCGACCGTCTGATGCTCGCCTCCGTCGGTGCCGAGCCCGTTCCGGGCGAGGTCGAGAAGGGCAACCGCGTGTACCGGTCGGCGCTCACCGGCCCGAAGGCCGTCATCGCACTCCGCCTGGCCTACCGCAACCTGATCCTGCAACTCGCGGCCCACGACGTCGCCTCGACCGTCGAGGACGAACCGGTGATGTGGTTGCCCGAGGTGGGTGCCTACCTGTCCGACTGCGCCGACGCCGCCCTGACCGCCGCCCTCGCCGTCGCCTTCGCCGAGGTCTGCGGGGACGATCCCATCCCGGTCCGGCTCGCCGTGGTCGCGATGGGCAAATGCGGTGCGCGCGAACTGAACTACGTCAGCGACGTCGACGTCATCTTCGTCAGTGACCCGGCCGACGGTACCGCGGCGCGGATCGCGGGCGAGATGATGCGCATCGGTTCGCTCGCGTTCTTCGAGGTCGATGCCGCGCTACGGCCCGAGGGGAAGTCCGGAGCGCTGACCCGAACCCTGGAATCGCATGTGGCCTACTACGAACGGTGGGCCAAGACCTGGGAGTTCCAAGCGCTGCTCAAGGCCCGGGCGATGACCGGTGACATGCAGCTCGCCGACGATTACATCGCCGCGGTCAAACCGATGGTGTGGAAGGCGGCCGAGCGGCCCGACTTCGTGCCCGAAGTGCAGAAGATGCGACGCCGCGTCGAATCCCTGCTCCCCGAGGACGAGCGCGAGCGCAACCTCAAACTCGGGCGCGGCAGTCTGCGCGACGTCGAGTTCGCGGTCCAGCTCCTGCAGATGGTGCACGGCCGGGTGGACGAGAACCTGCGCGTGATGCCGACCGTCGACGCGCTGGCCGCGCTCACCGCGGGCGGTTACGTCGGACGCGACGACGCCGCGAATCTCAGTGCGTCGTACCAGTTCTTGCGTCTCCTCGAACATCGGCTGCAGCTGCAGCGCATGTCCCGGACGCATCTCTTGCCGCAGCCCGACGACCACGAGGCGTTGCGCTGGCTCGCCCGCGCCGCGCACATCCGGCGAGAGGGCGAACTCGACGCGACTGGGGTGCTGCGCGAACAGATCCGCCACCAGAGCCTGCGGGTCCGCCGCTTGCACCAGAAGCTGTTCTACCGCCCGCTGCTCGAGGCGGTCACGCGCTTCAAGACCGACGAGCTCACCCTGACCGACACCTCCGCCGAGAGGCGGCTGGCCGCACTGGGTTACGCGAAACCCGATCGGGCACTGAGCCATATCCGCGCGCTGTCGAACGCGCCGGGACGCCGTGGTCAGATCCAGCTGCTCATCCTGCCGCAGTTGCTCGAACACATCGGGGACACACCGGATCCCGATGCCGGCCTGCTGAACTACCGCCGGCTGTGCGACGTGATGGAGGACACCGACTGGTTCCTGCGACTGCTGCGCGACGACGGCGTGGTGGCGGCGCGGCTGATGAAGGTGCTCGGGACGTCGGAGTACATCGCGAACATGCTGATGCGTTCCCCCGAGGTGATCCACCAGTACTCCGACGGGCCGGACGGGCCCAAGCTGTGCAACGTGCGCCCCGAGGACGTCGCCAAGGGCCTCGTCGCCTCGACGGTCCGCCAGCAGGACATGAAACGCGCTGTGGCCGTAGCGCGTTCGCATCGGCGCGCCGAGCTCGTCCGCATCGCGTCCGCCGACGTACTGGGACTGTTGGACGTGCCTGCCGTCTGCAAGGCACTGTCCAGCGTGTGGGCGGCGGTGCTCAACGCAGCGCTCACCGTGGCTATCAACATCTCCGAGCGCGAGCGGGGAACTCGGGCGCCGGCGCGCATCGCGGTGATCGGCATGGGCCGGCTCGGTGGCGGCGAACTCGGCTACGGCTCGGACGCCGACGTGATGTTCGTCTGCCAGCCCGATCGAGACGCCGAGGAGTCCGAGGCACTCAAGTGGGCACAGACGATCGCGGAGAACGTGCGGTCGATGCTCGGCAGCCCCAGCGCGGACCCGCCGCTGGAGGTCGACACCGGACTACGGCCCGAGGGCCGGAACGGCCCCATCGTGCGAACCCTCGCGTCCTACGCCGCGTACTACGCGCAATGGGCCCAGCCCTGGGAGGTCCAGGCGTTGCTGCGCGCGCACCAGGTCGCAGGCGACGAGGCGCTCGGCATCGACTTCCTGCACATGATCGACCACGTGCGGTATCCGGCCGGCGGTGTCAGCAACGACGCCGTTCGGGAGATCCGCCGGATCAAGGCCCGCGTGGACGCCGAGCGACTGCCGCGCGGAGCCGACCCGGCCACCCACACCAAGCTCGGCCGCGGTGGTCTCGCCGACATCGAGTGGACGGTGCAGCTCCTGCAGCTGAAGTATGCGCACCGCTATCGGAGCCTGCACAACACGTCGACGCTGGACTCACTGGATGCCATCGGCGCGGCGGAGTTGTTGTCGGAGAACGACGTCGCGCTGTTGAAGGACGCCTGGACGACCGCGACGAAGGCGCGCAACGCGCTGGTCCTGGTGCGTGGCAAGCCGATCGATCAACTACCTGGGCCGGGTGCACAACTGCGCCAGATCGCGTTTGCCGCGGGATGGCCGGAGGACCAGGCCAACGAGTTCCTGGAGAATTATCTCCGGGTGACGCGCCGGGCCAAGGCCGTGGTGCTGAAGGTCTTCGGGGCCTGA
- the panB gene encoding 3-methyl-2-oxobutanoate hydroxymethyltransferase — translation MSDSSVYGASAPAQSAKRRVTRIHHLAQMKAEGEKWSMLTAYDYSSARIFDAAEIPVLLVGDSAANVVLGYDTTIPVTVDEMIPLIRAVVRGAPHALVVADMPFGSYEIGPQHALENAFRIFKETGAHAVKLEGGERVAPQIAALTAAGIPVMAHIGFTPQSVNGLGGFRVQGRGDGADQLVADAIAVQEAGAFAVVMEMVPADLAGQITRKLTIPTVGIGAGNETDAQVLVWQDMAGLTHGKTAKFVKRFADVGGELRSAAEQYADEVRRGVFPGPEHSY, via the coding sequence ATGTCCGATTCCTCGGTATACGGCGCGTCCGCCCCCGCCCAGTCCGCCAAGCGACGCGTGACCCGCATCCACCACCTCGCGCAGATGAAGGCCGAGGGCGAGAAGTGGTCGATGCTCACCGCATACGACTACTCCTCCGCCCGCATCTTCGACGCCGCCGAGATCCCCGTCCTGCTGGTCGGCGACTCCGCCGCCAACGTCGTCCTGGGCTACGACACCACCATCCCGGTCACCGTCGACGAGATGATCCCGCTCATCCGCGCCGTCGTACGCGGCGCACCGCATGCACTGGTCGTCGCCGACATGCCGTTCGGCAGCTACGAGATCGGTCCGCAACACGCGCTCGAGAACGCGTTCCGGATCTTCAAGGAGACCGGTGCGCACGCGGTGAAGCTCGAGGGCGGCGAACGCGTCGCCCCGCAGATCGCGGCGCTGACCGCGGCCGGTATCCCGGTCATGGCCCACATCGGGTTCACCCCGCAGAGCGTCAACGGGCTCGGCGGATTCCGCGTCCAGGGCCGCGGGGACGGCGCCGATCAGCTCGTCGCCGACGCCATCGCCGTCCAGGAGGCGGGCGCCTTCGCCGTGGTGATGGAGATGGTGCCGGCCGATCTCGCCGGTCAGATCACCCGCAAGCTGACCATCCCGACCGTCGGCATCGGCGCGGGCAACGAGACCGACGCGCAGGTCCTCGTGTGGCAGGACATGGCCGGACTCACCCACGGCAAGACCGCGAAGTTCGTCAAGCGCTTCGCCGATGTCGGAGGCGAATTGCGCTCGGCCGCCGAGCAATACGCCGACGAGGTGCGCCGAGGAGTGTTCCCCGGCCCCGAACACAGCTACTGA
- the pip gene encoding prolyl aminopeptidase encodes MRNFYPEIEPYASGHLDVGDGQQVYWETSGNPNGKPAVFVHGGPGGGTSPAQRRIFDPARYRIVLFDQRGCGQSRPHIADGADLAVNTTPHLIADMERLRTHLGIDRWQVFGGSWGSTLGLAYAQAHPDRVTELVLRGIFLLRRSEIDWYYNGGAAHIYPDLWESYLEPIPVDERDGDLVAAYHRLLTSGDAATARAAARAWTGWEQATSYLLPRPDEESDGSSTDDPQKKDTDRFDLAFASIENHYFVNHGFLRDGQLLDEIDTIASIPGVIVQGRYDVVCPMRSAWDLHRAWPAADLRIVADAGHASYEPGIRHHLIEATDRFAR; translated from the coding sequence ATGCGGAACTTCTACCCGGAGATCGAGCCCTACGCCTCCGGCCATCTCGACGTCGGCGACGGCCAGCAGGTCTACTGGGAGACCTCCGGCAACCCAAACGGCAAACCCGCCGTGTTCGTGCACGGCGGGCCCGGGGGCGGGACGTCCCCGGCGCAGCGCCGGATCTTCGACCCGGCGAGGTACCGGATCGTCCTGTTCGACCAGCGCGGCTGCGGACAGTCCCGGCCCCACATCGCCGACGGCGCGGACCTCGCCGTGAACACGACACCCCACCTCATCGCCGACATGGAGCGCCTCCGTACTCATCTCGGGATCGACCGCTGGCAGGTCTTCGGCGGTTCCTGGGGTTCGACACTCGGCCTCGCCTACGCGCAAGCCCATCCCGACCGGGTCACCGAGCTGGTGCTGCGCGGCATCTTCCTGTTGCGGCGCAGCGAGATCGACTGGTACTACAACGGCGGGGCCGCCCACATCTACCCCGACCTGTGGGAGAGCTACCTCGAGCCCATCCCCGTCGACGAACGCGACGGGGACCTCGTCGCGGCCTATCACCGCCTGCTCACCTCCGGGGACGCCGCGACGGCCCGCGCCGCCGCCCGCGCCTGGACGGGTTGGGAGCAGGCGACCAGCTATCTCCTCCCCCGCCCCGACGAGGAGTCGGACGGTTCCTCGACGGACGACCCCCAGAAAAAGGACACCGACCGCTTCGACCTCGCCTTCGCATCGATCGAGAACCACTACTTCGTCAATCACGGATTCCTGCGCGACGGTCAGCTCCTCGACGAGATCGACACGATTGCCTCCATCCCCGGCGTGATCGTGCAGGGCCGCTACGACGTCGTGTGCCCGATGCGCAGCGCCTGGGACCTGCACCGCGCCTGGCCGGCTGCCGATCTCCGCATCGTCGCCGACGCCGGGCACGCGTCGTACGAGCCGGGTATCAGACATCACCTGATCGAGGCCACGGACCGGTTCGCGCGGTAG
- a CDS encoding CYTH and CHAD domain-containing protein has product MAASEQVEVELKFDVDAGHVAPDLRVLPGVVSATTPETFSLDATYFDTENLDLAGNKITMRRRTGGSDQGWHLKRPTGIPGTRRELHVGFDEAPADGDVPDALSTPVLAHIRERTLMPVAVISTTRTVTRLLGADDEPLAELAEDLVTAQSLLPGGHSQQWAEWEFELLAGGTPKLLKAADKALRAGGGREASSASKLARAIGATPTVHEPRLSKRPTALELVVTDIALHRNSLVAYDPLVRVDAPDAVHQMRVACRRLRSVLSGFPTVLDAGRTAHIGAELKLLAQILGDARDSEVQLELSESLLRGENASPELLAELAGTEVTAHDRALRAAHAAMSSKRYFALLDSIDGLIASPPPGPDADLPATTVVDKAIARSRKHIHRAQARLAGFAEGSDEWEEQLHTIRKRAKRLRYSIDATEPLGKKKYREIGVAAKKIQSALGDFNDTRINRTRLAQIASAGTLGGPDMFVLGRIDARLEADGHRAIAAYRRVAKEL; this is encoded by the coding sequence GTGGCCGCATCCGAGCAGGTCGAGGTGGAGCTGAAGTTCGACGTGGACGCCGGACACGTGGCCCCCGACCTGCGGGTGCTGCCCGGTGTCGTGTCGGCGACGACCCCGGAGACGTTCTCGCTCGACGCCACCTATTTCGACACCGAGAACCTCGACCTCGCCGGCAACAAGATCACCATGCGGCGGCGTACCGGCGGAAGCGACCAGGGCTGGCACCTCAAGCGCCCCACGGGCATTCCGGGAACCCGGCGAGAGCTGCACGTGGGCTTCGACGAGGCTCCCGCGGACGGCGACGTCCCCGACGCGCTGTCAACACCGGTTCTGGCCCACATCCGCGAACGCACCCTGATGCCGGTCGCCGTCATCTCCACGACGCGCACCGTGACCCGGTTGCTCGGCGCCGACGACGAGCCGCTCGCCGAACTCGCCGAGGACCTCGTCACTGCCCAGTCGCTCCTGCCCGGCGGTCACAGCCAGCAGTGGGCGGAGTGGGAGTTCGAGCTCCTCGCCGGTGGCACGCCGAAGCTCCTGAAGGCCGCCGACAAGGCGCTGCGTGCCGGGGGCGGCCGCGAGGCGTCGAGCGCGTCGAAACTCGCCCGTGCGATCGGCGCCACCCCGACCGTGCACGAACCGCGCCTGTCCAAGCGACCCACCGCACTCGAACTCGTCGTCACCGACATTGCGCTGCATCGCAATTCGCTGGTCGCCTACGATCCGCTGGTGCGCGTCGACGCCCCCGACGCGGTGCACCAGATGCGCGTGGCGTGCCGCCGCCTGCGCAGCGTGTTGTCGGGCTTCCCCACCGTCCTCGACGCCGGGCGCACCGCCCACATCGGCGCCGAGCTGAAGCTGCTCGCCCAGATCCTCGGCGATGCACGCGATTCAGAGGTGCAGCTCGAGTTGAGCGAATCACTGCTGCGTGGCGAGAACGCCTCGCCGGAGCTGCTCGCCGAGCTCGCCGGCACCGAGGTCACCGCCCACGATCGCGCCCTGCGCGCGGCACACGCCGCGATGTCGTCGAAGCGGTACTTCGCCCTGCTCGACAGCATCGACGGCCTGATCGCGTCGCCCCCACCGGGCCCCGACGCCGACCTCCCGGCGACCACGGTCGTCGACAAGGCGATCGCCCGCAGCCGCAAGCACATCCACCGCGCACAGGCTCGTCTCGCCGGCTTCGCCGAGGGTTCCGACGAGTGGGAAGAGCAGCTGCACACCATCCGCAAGCGGGCCAAGCGGCTGCGCTACAGCATCGACGCGACCGAACCGCTCGGGAAGAAGAAGTATCGCGAGATCGGCGTGGCGGCCAAGAAGATCCAGTCCGCGCTGGGCGATTTCAACGACACCCGGATCAACCGGACGCGACTCGCACAGATCGCCTCGGCCGGCACCCTCGGCGGCCCCGACATGTTCGTACTCGGCCGAATCGACGCCCGACTCGAGGCCGACGGGCACCGCGCGATCGCCGCGTACCGCCGAGTCGCCAAGGAACTCTGA
- a CDS encoding histidine phosphatase family protein: MTATAEESVPEGDSATKAPSWQGRRSDPTRLILLRHGQTPLSVERRYSGRGNPDLTDEGRRQARAAAARVVREEGIAAIVTSPLRRARSTAEEVAALTGIDVVEHPGLIENDFGDWEGLTFTEASQRDPDLHRAWLSDITVPAPGGESFAQVAERISRTKAELLERYPGQTVVLVSHVTPIKTLLQDALGVGPELLFRLHLDLASVSIAEYFDDGGSVVRLVNDAAHWRV, translated from the coding sequence GTGACCGCGACCGCCGAAGAGTCTGTCCCCGAGGGAGATTCGGCGACCAAGGCGCCGTCGTGGCAGGGTCGGCGCAGCGATCCGACCCGGTTGATCCTGCTCCGGCACGGCCAGACGCCGCTGTCGGTGGAGCGGCGCTACTCCGGGCGGGGCAATCCCGACCTCACCGACGAGGGCCGACGCCAGGCCCGCGCCGCCGCCGCGCGCGTGGTGCGCGAGGAGGGGATCGCCGCGATCGTGACCTCGCCGCTGCGGCGTGCACGGTCGACGGCCGAGGAGGTCGCCGCCCTGACCGGGATCGACGTCGTCGAACATCCCGGGCTGATCGAGAACGACTTCGGTGACTGGGAGGGTCTGACGTTCACCGAGGCGTCGCAGCGTGACCCGGATCTGCACCGCGCGTGGCTGTCCGACATCACCGTGCCCGCGCCCGGCGGGGAGAGCTTCGCGCAGGTCGCCGAACGCATTTCGCGGACGAAAGCCGAACTGCTGGAGAGGTATCCGGGTCAGACCGTGGTGCTGGTCTCGCATGTCACGCCCATCAAGACGCTGCTGCAGGACGCGCTCGGCGTCGGACCCGAACTGCTGTTCCGGCTGCACCTCGACCTCGCGTCGGTGTCGATCGCCGAGTACTTCGACGACGGCGGCTCCGTTGTGCGGCTCGTCAACGACGCCGCGCACTGGCGCGTCTGA
- a CDS encoding zinc ribbon domain-containing protein, translating into MKVDAAVQRLLLDLADSDAEINRLVHRRKTLPEDAEIAEHNSAIDAARDDLVRAEIAAEDLGREYRRIDSEVTGMANREAKDSALLTAGGLAPKALSELQHELAGLGRRRAVLEDEMLSLMEQQEAVESERTRAAATISHLEEKVAEAQVRRDKSLETIDEDLSRARERRETLEAEIDAPLLAMYDKQRAGGRIGAGLLRARRCGACRMELDRGTIATIAAAQSDEVIRCEECGAILVRTAESGI; encoded by the coding sequence ATGAAAGTCGACGCCGCCGTGCAGCGACTGCTGCTCGATCTCGCGGACTCCGATGCCGAGATCAATCGTCTCGTTCATCGCCGCAAGACCCTGCCGGAGGACGCCGAGATCGCCGAACACAATTCCGCGATCGATGCCGCCCGTGACGATCTGGTGCGCGCGGAGATCGCCGCCGAGGACCTCGGACGCGAGTACCGCCGGATCGACTCCGAGGTGACCGGTATGGCCAACCGTGAGGCCAAGGACTCGGCCCTGTTGACCGCCGGTGGCCTGGCGCCGAAAGCGTTGTCGGAGTTGCAACACGAGCTCGCGGGCCTGGGTCGTCGGCGAGCGGTGCTCGAGGACGAGATGCTGTCGCTGATGGAGCAGCAGGAGGCCGTCGAGTCCGAACGCACCCGGGCCGCGGCGACCATCAGCCACCTCGAAGAGAAGGTCGCCGAAGCGCAGGTCCGGCGCGACAAGTCGCTCGAGACCATCGACGAGGACCTGTCGCGCGCGCGGGAGCGCCGCGAGACCCTCGAAGCCGAGATCGATGCGCCGCTGCTCGCGATGTACGACAAGCAACGCGCCGGCGGCCGCATCGGCGCCGGCCTGCTGCGGGCACGCCGATGCGGTGCCTGCCGGATGGAACTCGACCGCGGGACCATCGCCACCATCGCCGCGGCACAGTCCGACGAGGTGATCCGGTGCGAAGAGTGCGGCGCGATCCTCGTGCGCACCGCCGAGTCCGGGATCTAG
- a CDS encoding Nif3-like dinuclear metal center hexameric protein, translating into MEPANASDATVTVGDVVDVVERAYPPALAESWDAVGLVCGDRADPARGVLVCVDVTDAVVDAAVAAGAGIVVAHHPLLLRGVTTVAADTPKGRIVHRLIRNGIALLCAHTNADSARPGVSDALADRLGLRGTVPIDPKPVAAMDKWVVMVPEGNVEQVSEAMFAAGAGAIGDYRDCSWTVVGTGQFEAGEDASPTIGEIGMRTHVDEARVEMVASRGLRAGVLRALRDAHPYEEPAFDVFELADLGSDVGLGRVGSLTESMTLRDFVAEAARVLRTPAGVRAAGDPDALVRTVAVCGGAGDSLLGRVRGLGVDVYLTGDLRHHPVDESLRDGGPALVDAGHWATEFPWCAQVEALLEAELGTPVSVFEAPTDPFALHSAG; encoded by the coding sequence GTGGAACCGGCGAACGCGTCTGACGCGACTGTGACGGTGGGCGACGTGGTCGACGTCGTGGAGCGGGCTTATCCGCCCGCCCTCGCCGAATCGTGGGATGCGGTCGGTCTGGTGTGTGGCGACCGGGCCGACCCGGCGCGCGGCGTGCTGGTGTGCGTGGACGTCACCGATGCGGTGGTCGACGCCGCGGTCGCGGCCGGCGCAGGGATCGTCGTCGCCCATCACCCGCTCCTCCTGCGCGGTGTCACCACTGTGGCCGCCGACACCCCCAAGGGCCGGATCGTCCATCGGCTCATCCGCAACGGGATCGCGCTGCTGTGCGCACACACCAACGCCGACAGTGCGCGCCCCGGCGTCTCCGACGCGCTGGCCGACCGGCTGGGGTTGCGCGGCACCGTTCCCATCGACCCGAAACCGGTTGCGGCGATGGACAAGTGGGTCGTGATGGTGCCGGAGGGCAACGTCGAGCAGGTCAGCGAGGCGATGTTCGCCGCGGGTGCGGGGGCGATCGGCGACTACCGGGACTGCTCGTGGACGGTCGTCGGAACCGGGCAGTTCGAGGCCGGCGAGGACGCCTCGCCGACCATCGGCGAGATCGGGATGCGCACCCACGTCGACGAGGCGCGGGTCGAGATGGTCGCCTCGCGCGGACTGCGGGCCGGCGTCCTGCGCGCCTTGCGCGACGCGCATCCGTACGAGGAGCCGGCCTTCGACGTGTTCGAACTGGCCGACCTGGGCAGCGATGTCGGGCTGGGCCGCGTCGGGTCGCTCACCGAGTCGATGACGTTGCGCGACTTCGTCGCCGAGGCCGCCCGGGTGTTGCGCACCCCGGCGGGTGTCCGCGCCGCGGGAGACCCGGACGCGCTGGTGCGGACCGTCGCGGTGTGCGGCGGGGCCGGCGACTCCTTGCTCGGACGTGTCCGCGGTCTCGGCGTCGACGTCTACCTGACCGGTGATCTCCGTCATCATCCGGTCGACGAGAGTCTGCGCGACGGCGGGCCGGCGCTGGTCGACGCCGGACACTGGGCGACCGAGTTCCCGTGGTGTGCGCAGGTCGAGGCGCTGCTCGAGGCCGAATTGGGCACGCCGGTGAGCGTCTTCGAGGCGCCGACCGATCCGTTCGCGCTGCACAGTGCGGGCTGA
- the cobC gene encoding Rv2231c family pyridoxal phosphate-dependent protein CobC: MTVGYDALDVGTGPAGTPPPRADLTDPERHGDQDAAPGLVDFAVNVRGTPPAFVLDAIRSGLDDLARYPTGAQERRAVDAIAAAHGRRPEEVLLLSGAADGFEMLPRLGVRHAALIQPSFTEPEVVLRAAGIPITQVALAAPWELPGPGDSGTAVPDDADLVILGNPTNPTSVLHPVEAIAALRRPGRILVVDEAFADLTLGADGSLEPQSLASVDWPDLLVIRSVTKTFGLAGLRAGYLLGPVDLLDRLRAGRRPWAVSTPALAALTACVEQQGQRYCAAVARRVADERSEMVAELTRIGLRVAAEPAAPFLLVEMAHATEVKQRLIRHAFAVRSCANFVGLGDSHLRLAVRALPQVRALTRAIELVREEIDSGTGERV; the protein is encoded by the coding sequence ATGACAGTTGGGTACGACGCGCTCGACGTCGGGACCGGTCCGGCCGGGACACCGCCGCCGCGCGCCGATCTGACCGACCCGGAACGTCACGGCGACCAGGACGCCGCGCCGGGGCTCGTCGACTTCGCCGTGAACGTCCGCGGTACACCGCCCGCGTTCGTCCTCGACGCCATCCGGTCGGGACTCGACGATCTTGCGCGATATCCGACCGGAGCGCAGGAGCGACGAGCCGTCGACGCGATCGCCGCGGCACACGGCCGTCGCCCCGAGGAAGTGCTGCTGCTTTCCGGAGCCGCCGACGGGTTCGAGATGCTCCCGCGGCTGGGGGTTCGTCACGCGGCCCTGATCCAACCGTCGTTCACCGAGCCGGAGGTCGTGCTCCGCGCCGCGGGCATCCCGATCACGCAGGTCGCGCTGGCCGCACCCTGGGAGCTGCCCGGTCCGGGAGACAGCGGGACCGCCGTGCCGGACGACGCCGATCTCGTCATCCTGGGCAATCCCACGAACCCGACGTCGGTGCTGCACCCGGTCGAGGCCATCGCCGCATTGCGCAGGCCGGGACGGATCCTCGTCGTCGACGAGGCCTTCGCCGACCTCACCCTGGGCGCCGACGGGTCACTCGAACCCCAGTCCCTCGCCTCGGTCGACTGGCCCGACCTTCTCGTGATCCGCAGTGTGACAAAGACTTTCGGTCTCGCTGGACTCCGCGCGGGTTATCTGCTCGGGCCGGTCGACCTGCTCGACCGACTCCGCGCCGGCCGACGACCGTGGGCCGTGTCGACCCCCGCGCTGGCCGCGCTGACCGCCTGTGTCGAGCAACAGGGGCAGCGATACTGCGCCGCGGTCGCGCGGCGGGTCGCCGACGAGCGCAGCGAGATGGTCGCCGAGCTGACGCGGATCGGGCTCCGAGTGGCGGCCGAGCCCGCGGCGCCCTTCCTGCTCGTCGAGATGGCCCACGCCACCGAGGTGAAGCAGCGGCTGATCCGCCACGCATTCGCGGTGCGCAGCTGCGCCAATTTCGTCGGCCTCGGCGACTCGCATCTTCGTCTTGCCGTCCGGGCACTTCCGCAGGTCCGCGCGCTCACGCGGGCGATCGAGTTGGTACGAGAGGAGATCGACAGTGGAACCGGCGAACGCGTCTGA